CGCGCTGATCACGGAAATCGTGGAGAACGGCAAGCTGCCGGCGGGCGTCTCCCAGACGCGCTGGGCGCGCGACCGGGTGATGCAGTATTTTCGGGAGGTGAGCGCGCTTGCGGCGGTCGATCTCTTGCTCGACGGCATTATCCGCTTGTTGAACCGGCGCCTCTTTAATGTGATGACGGCGCTTCCGATCCCGGGCATGGATGGCGTCGCGAAGATCGCCGGGAAAATCGTCGATTTCAGCCTCACCTACGTGGACGAGTCGGTCATCGCGCACACCTTCCGCACGAAAAACGAGAACGTGTTTGACGCCGCGAAGTCCGGTGTCGTGCTCTACGCGCAGTCCTGGCAGGCCATTCTGAAAAACGCGGTTGCCGTCACGCTGCTGAGCTACGTCTTCGGGATCGTGGCGTCCATCATCTTCCTCATTCCGCTCGGGCTGCTGGCGCTCCTGCTCCCGGAGACGTGGGTGGTCGCGAAATTCTTCCTCTTCGTGTTCGGGATCTTCCTGGGGGCGAGCGCGAAGTGGATCCTCTTCGATCCCATCGCCTGCACCTCCACGATTCTCACGTTCCTCAAGGAAAGCGAAGGCCAGGAGCCGAACCCGGAATGGGAAGCGCGCATCAGCGGGGTCAGCGACCAGTTCAACGAACTGAAGCGAAAGGCGTCGGAGCGCATGGCCGAGATGCAGGGAAGCGCAAACCCGCCGGAGCCCGCGCCGGACGAGGCGTAAGGCCGGCCCGCTCCTCATTCCACCGGGATGGGCGCGGCGTCGTCTCCTTCCATGGAGTACGGCAGCGTGAATACCCGGGTTCCGCCGGAATTCGTGAAGTGGATCCGGGACGGGGAAAACGCGCTCGAATCGGCGTCCGCCCAGAAGGCGTAGAAGGGATCGCGCGGGTTGTGGGGGCGGCGTATGTAGGAATGGTTGCCCGTGCTGTCGCGGGTGACCTGGCGTTCGAGCGCCCAGGTGGCGCCCGCGTCCGTGGAGGCCCAGAGCCCCACCTCGCCGCCGGTATGCCACGGCTGCGGCCCCGCCAGCGCCGGCGCGATGACGGTCCAGCGATCGCCCTCGATATAGAAACTGCCGGCATCGTAGTTGTGATCCGACTCCGTGACCGTACTGGTGGCCCATTCCCCGCCGGTCCAGCGCGTTACGCGCCATTCGCGCGGCCCGTTTTCGGGGCCCGGCTCGTGGCCCCGGCTGGTGAGGTAGAGGATCGCCGGCCGCCCGGCGCCGTCGAAGATCAGCTTCTGGATGTAGACGTTCCGGCCCTCGGATTCGTAGTCCAGCACCAGCGCGGGATTTTCCTTCTCCGCGAGCGGCGTCTCGACGGTCTCGCCCGACACCGTGGTCCAGGTGGCGCCGAAATCCGCCGTCTGGATGTAGTAGAGGTTGGTGCGCTTGTCGACGTTTCCGCCGGGGTGGTAGTTGAAGGCCGTGCCGGCCATCGCGCCGTGCAGGCGGCTCACTTCGTAATGGCCGCCGAATCCGGCGAGTTTCCGCTGCCCGCTCCACGCGCGCCCGTCCGGGCTGGTTTCCCAGTAGAGCTCCCGGCCCCGCGTGTACTTGGTGAGGAGGTGTAGAAAGCCGCGCCCGGGCACGGGCCAGACCTGGGAATAGGTCTGCTCGCGCTCGGCAATCTGCTCGAACTCCGCCACGGAATACGGCGCGGTCGCTCGGAATATCTGGCCGGGGCGGTGGCGGCCGCGGCCCGCGACAAAGACCCAGACGCGCCCGTCTTCGTCGATGGCGATACTGGCGTTGTCGTGCGGGTCGTCCACGCCGCGCTGGTCGCGCACGATGGTCGGCCTCGGCACGCGCCCCGTCGTGTGATCATAGTACGCCGCCATCGTGAGGAGATAGCGCTCCTCGGGGCTGGTCGTTCCCGAGTACACGAAAAAGGTCTTGTCGGCCTCGGGCGCATACACGGCCATCGGCGTCAGCGTGTGCGACCAGGCGAATGCCGATCCCGCCGAGTACTTGTCGCCGTATTCCCCCTGGATCTGGCCCAGCGTGAACCAGATGCCCCGGTATCCGTCCACCGTCCGGGTGTAGGTGTAGAAGCGCGTTTCCCGCGATTCGGTCTGCTCGCCGAGGGCCACCTCGATGCGCGCGGTATACGCGGCATCCGGCGCAAGATCGCGAAATACCCACGAGCGCCCGGGTGGGTCCCCGGCGCGCTCGAGCCGATCCGAAACGTCCGCGCCATTCAAGATAAGCCGGGCCTCCACCTCCGCCGAAAGTGCTTCCGGTACCGAGAACTGAAACCCCGCCGCCGGATCGACCAGGCCGCCCGCCGCAAAGGGCCTCGGGAACGTGATGGCCGGCGGTTCGGCACTGTGCGCGGCGAACGCGAGGAATCCAGCCAGGACAATGACGAGTGTAATAGCGCTGCAATTGGAATATTTCACGAAACGAAGCTTCCTTCGGATGGGTCGTTGGGATATGGTTCGGCGCGCGGGCGGCGCGATTTGCATGCTACCCGAGCCGCACGGGGGATGCAAGCTGTGCGCGCGCCGGGCACTCGAATTTGGACCTCGTGTACGAGCCGTTCGCCGTTCGAAACACCGCAAACCCGGGAAAAGGTGCGTGTTGGAGCGCCGGCATCCCTGCCGGCAAGGTCGGGGATTCGCCGCGGGGCAATCGTGACGACGGACCCAATGCGGCCATTTCGATGGAACAGACGCGGACGCCGGGGTATTATGGGGAGACGCGGGCCGCAGAATCGAGGGCGGCTTGATGGCAATCCCAACCTGAGGGCGTGGCATGGACTGGAAGAGCGATTGGCGGGAAGTGCTGGTTACGGAAGCAAAGTTTCTCATGCTGCGACCGGTGCGCCCCGATATGCGGCGCCTTGGGCGGCATTACCTGGCCTTTGGACTGGCGGCAACGTGGATAGCGGGTGTTGGGCGTTACTGGGACCACCCGAAAGCGCAGTGGTGGCAATACGCCGGGCTGGGATCGCTGGCCTATATTTTTGTGCTCGCGCTGATCCTCTGGCTGCTGATCTGGCCGCTGCGCCCGGCGAACTGGTCGTATGTCGGGGTACTGACCTTTCTGGGGATGACGTCGCCGCCGGCGATTCTTTACGCGGTCCCAGTCGAGCGGTTCATGAGCCTCGGCGCGGCGCAGAGCATGAACGTCGCTTTCCTGCTGGCCGTCGCGGTGTGGCGGGTGGTTCTGCTGGTGCTGTTCCTGCTGCGTTCGGCGCGCCTGAGTCCGGGCCTGGTGGCGATCGCGGCGCCGCTTCCGCTGGCGCTGATCGTAGCCGCGCTGGCGGTTCTAAACCTTGAGCATGTAGTTTTTGACTTGATGGCGGGAATACGACCGGAAGATCAATCCCCCCATGACGCCGCCTACAATGTATTGATTTTCATGACATTACTGTCCTACATCTCTTCGCCGCTGCTGCTTATTATGTATCTGGTGGCGATCGGCAAGGCCTGGACCGGACCCCGCCCGGTCGAGAGTGCTCCTCAAGAGGCGCTTGATGAAAGCGGGAGGACCCCGTGAAACTGGGCCTGATCGCCATGAGCGGCGTGCGGGTGCGAAACGCCGCGTTGCTGGAGCTGGGGCTGACCTTGCCGGGGTTCGTCGAGCGCAGCCGCGTTATCGCGTCGCTGCCCAGCCTGGCGCTGCTGACGCTGGCGGGCATGACGCCGCGGGCCTTCGACGTGACCTACGTGGAAGTTCCGGATCTTGAGGCCATACAGGAGCTTCCGGGAGACTTCGACGCCGTGGCGATATCGAGTTTTTCGGCAATGATCAAAGACGCCTACACGCTCGCGGACCGATATCGCGCGGCCGGCGCGAAGGTTATCCTGGGCGGACTTCACGTTACCGCGATGCCGGGGGAAGCGCGGCGGCACGCGGATGCAATCGTGATCGGCGAAGCGGAACCCGTGTGGACGAAACTCCTTTCGGATCTGTTACGCGGAGACCTGGCCCCGGTGTACGATGCGCGCGGCGTTGCGTTCAACCTCGCGGACGCTCCGATGCCGCGTTTCGATCTGCTCGACGTTGGCCGATACAACCGGTTGACCGTGCAAACCCAGCGCGGTTGCCCGTTCTCTTGCGAGTTCTGCGCCGCGAGCATCCGCCTGTCGCCGAATTTCAAGGTGAAGCCCGTGGAGAAGGTGGTTTCCGAAGTCCGCCGGATCAAGGAAATCTGGCGGCGTCCGTTTATCGAGTTGGCGGACGACAATACGTTCGCGAACCGGGCGCACGGAAGGCGGCTTGCGCGCGCGCTGGCGGCGGAGAATATCCGGTGGTTCACAGAAACGGATATCTCCATCGCGGACGACCCGGAACTGCTGGCAATCTTGCGCGACAGCGGCTGTGCGCAGGTCTTGATCGGGTTGGAATACCCAAACCGCGCTGGCGTCGAAGGCATCGAACAGAAGGCAAACTGGAAGGCGCGGCGGGCCGATCGCTACCTGGAAGCGATTGAACGCATCCAGTCGCACGGGATCAGCGTGAATGGATGCTTCATTCTCGGTTTGGACGGAACGGACGAGCGCAGTTTTGGCGAGGTGCTTGATTTCGTTGAGCGGAGTGGACTCTACGAGGTGCAGGTTACGGTGCAGACGCCTTTTCCGGGAACGCCGCTGTATGAACGCCTCCTGCGCACAGGCCGGCTGCTCGAACCGGAGGCCTGGGAGCGGTGCACCCTTTTCGATGTGAATTTTCGGCCGGATACGATGTCAGTAGCGCTTCTCGAACAGGGATTTCACCAATTGATCGCCGAAGTATATCGCGAAGATCGGGTGCGCGCCCGGCGGGCCGCCTTCAAACGAAGGCTACGCACCGTTTCGGGGCGACCAGGTGGTTGATTTCGCCATTCTGCGCTATACTGTGGGCCGGCCAGGAGTTACCCTTAGACCATGCGTAACAATCACGTCCGTCACCCGCGCGGCCTCTCCCGCCGCGAGGCGCTGAAAACCTTCGCGAACGGCTTCGGCATGCTGGGGCTGGCGGGCCTCCTCGCGCCCGGAACGGCGACCGGCGCGCCGGGGCATGTCGTCCCGCGCGCGAAGCGCATAATCTTCCTGTTCATGTCGGGCGGGCCGTCCCATGTGGACCTCTTCGACCCGAAGCCACGGCTTCAGGCGGAAAGCGGGCAGCCCCTGCCCTTCGCGAAGCCGGCGCTCGAGCGCACGAAGACCGGCAACCTGCTCGCCTCCCCCTGGACCTTCTCCCGGCACGGCGAAAGTGGCCTCGAAGTCAGCGAATTGCTTCCCCATACCGCGTCCTGCGCGGACGACCTCTGCGTCATCCGGTCGATGGTGGCGGACAACATCAACCACAACGGCGCGTGCCTCCAGATGAACACGGGCGAGCAGACCTTCTCGCGCCCGAGCCTGGGTTCGTGGCTCTTGTACGGCCTGGGGAGCGAGACGCAGGACTTGCCCGGCTTTGTGGTGCTCAGCCCCGCGCAGCCGGCCCAGGGCGCCCCGCTGTGGGGGTCGAGCTTCCTCCCCGCCGCCTACCAGGGCACGCTCGTGGCCGACCTCGACCAGCCGATCGCCAACCTGGCCAATGCGCGCTTTTCCCGGGACACGCAGCGCGCGCAGCTGGATATCCTCGAGGAGTTGAACCGGTCCCACGCCGCCGAACGCGCGGAGGACAGCCGCCTCGACGCGCGGATCGCCTCGTTCGAGCTGGCCTACCGGATGCAGCGCGAGGCCCCGGACGCCTTCGGCA
The DNA window shown above is from Candidatus Hydrogenedentota bacterium and carries:
- a CDS encoding BNR-4 repeat-containing protein; translation: MEVALGEQTESRETRFYTYTRTVDGYRGIWFTLGQIQGEYGDKYSAGSAFAWSHTLTPMAVYAPEADKTFFVYSGTTSPEERYLLTMAAYYDHTTGRVPRPTIVRDQRGVDDPHDNASIAIDEDGRVWVFVAGRGRHRPGQIFRATAPYSVAEFEQIAEREQTYSQVWPVPGRGFLHLLTKYTRGRELYWETSPDGRAWSGQRKLAGFGGHYEVSRLHGAMAGTAFNYHPGGNVDKRTNLYYIQTADFGATWTTVSGETVETPLAEKENPALVLDYESEGRNVYIQKLIFDGAGRPAILYLTSRGHEPGPENGPREWRVTRWTGGEWATSTVTESDHNYDAGSFYIEGDRWTVIAPALAGPQPWHTGGEVGLWASTDAGATWALERQVTRDSTGNHSYIRRPHNPRDPFYAFWADADSSAFSPSRIHFTNSGGTRVFTLPYSMEGDDAAPIPVE
- a CDS encoding B12-binding domain-containing radical SAM protein, with protein sequence MSGVRVRNAALLELGLTLPGFVERSRVIASLPSLALLTLAGMTPRAFDVTYVEVPDLEAIQELPGDFDAVAISSFSAMIKDAYTLADRYRAAGAKVILGGLHVTAMPGEARRHADAIVIGEAEPVWTKLLSDLLRGDLAPVYDARGVAFNLADAPMPRFDLLDVGRYNRLTVQTQRGCPFSCEFCAASIRLSPNFKVKPVEKVVSEVRRIKEIWRRPFIELADDNTFANRAHGRRLARALAAENIRWFTETDISIADDPELLAILRDSGCAQVLIGLEYPNRAGVEGIEQKANWKARRADRYLEAIERIQSHGISVNGCFILGLDGTDERSFGEVLDFVERSGLYEVQVTVQTPFPGTPLYERLLRTGRLLEPEAWERCTLFDVNFRPDTMSVALLEQGFHQLIAEVYREDRVRARRAAFKRRLRTVSGRPGG
- a CDS encoding DUF1501 domain-containing protein encodes the protein MRNNHVRHPRGLSRREALKTFANGFGMLGLAGLLAPGTATGAPGHVVPRAKRIIFLFMSGGPSHVDLFDPKPRLQAESGQPLPFAKPALERTKTGNLLASPWTFSRHGESGLEVSELLPHTASCADDLCVIRSMVADNINHNGACLQMNTGEQTFSRPSLGSWLLYGLGSETQDLPGFVVLSPAQPAQGAPLWGSSFLPAAYQGTLVADLDQPIANLANARFSRDTQRAQLDILEELNRSHAAERAEDSRLDARIASFELAYRMQREAPDAFGIAGESEATKKLYGLDDPVTEIFGKQCLMARRLAERGVRCIQVYHTQTSKRSSCQLWDQHGGLRQELAANCAATDKPVAGLLKDLKSRGMLDDTLVLWGGEFGRTPTAEGDNGREHHPFGFTMWMAGGGVQGGLAYGATDEYGWHAVDKKVHVHDLHATILHLMGLDHERLTYRYAGRDYRLTDVYGNVVRDIIA